One region of Verrucomicrobiia bacterium genomic DNA includes:
- a CDS encoding histidine kinase, with amino-acid sequence MKKKLNKLSRAYATALRKHLKQGPRASLAPARELGRRAAAIGLETLDVAKVHETALAALEASSSQDGIIKRAELFFAEAITPIEKTHRAEIKAGAHLNQLHTTLGQRTADLAVSHRSLKQGIAQRKIAEQALKESGGHYARLLKESRLLQKRLRHLTHQLLQTQEDKRKKISRELHDEIAQTLLGINVRLLTLKQEATINTKGFKKEIASTQRLVGKSAKTISRFARGYGKQHGP; translated from the coding sequence ATGAAGAAAAAGTTAAACAAATTGTCGCGGGCATATGCGACAGCCTTGCGAAAGCATTTGAAGCAAGGCCCGCGGGCCAGCCTGGCACCGGCTCGGGAGTTGGGACGCCGGGCGGCCGCCATCGGGCTGGAGACGCTGGACGTGGCCAAGGTTCACGAGACAGCACTCGCCGCACTGGAAGCCTCCAGTAGTCAGGATGGGATTATCAAACGGGCAGAGCTGTTTTTTGCCGAGGCCATCACGCCCATCGAGAAGACGCATCGCGCCGAGATCAAGGCCGGCGCCCACCTGAACCAACTTCACACGACGCTCGGCCAGCGCACGGCGGATTTGGCGGTCTCCCACCGGTCCTTGAAACAAGGAATCGCCCAGCGCAAGATCGCGGAGCAAGCCCTCAAGGAAAGCGGCGGCCATTACGCCCGGCTGTTGAAGGAATCCCGGCTCCTCCAGAAACGGTTGCGGCATCTGACGCACCAGCTTCTCCAGACCCAGGAAGACAAGCGAAAGAAGATCAGCCGCGAGCTGCACGATGAAATCGCCCAGACGTTGTTGGGCATCAATGTCCGGCTGTTGACGCTCAAACAGGAAGCCACGATCAATACCAAAGGCTTCAAAAAAGAAATTGCCAGCACGCAACGGTTGGTGGGAAAATCGGCTAAAACCATAAGTCGGTTCGCCCGTGGATACGGCAAACAACATGGCCCGTAA
- a CDS encoding sensor histidine kinase produces the protein MARKHNGIARRYAAALGKHLKQGPQSALQPARRLGRQAMFTGLETLDLARIHERALVALVLPSYSPGTRDTMVRRAGAFFAEVITPIEKTHRTAREANLRLTQMIGRLHRRSADLKISNRRLKKEVVQRRLVEESLRNSERHYSKLLEQSQVLQEQLRHLSRQLLLAQEEERKRISRELHDEIAQTLTSINVRLAALKIAATVNTKDLQEKISSTQRMVEKSVDIVHRFARELRPTVLDDLGLIPALHTFVKSFSKRSRVHVRLTVYAAVEQLDSVKRTVLYRVVQEALTNVARHAHASRVDVSIHKLQRAVGVTIKDDGKSFQVSRMLDARKNKRLGLLGMRERVEMVGGSFHVESAPGKGTTIRAQIPFTNGRAGGGGGKLANEVSARTKV, from the coding sequence ATGGCCCGTAAGCACAACGGAATAGCGCGCCGCTATGCGGCGGCGCTGGGAAAACACCTGAAGCAAGGCCCGCAGTCGGCCTTGCAGCCGGCACGGAGATTGGGCCGGCAGGCGATGTTTACCGGGCTGGAGACATTGGATCTCGCCCGGATTCACGAGCGGGCGTTGGTCGCCCTCGTGTTGCCGAGCTACTCCCCCGGCACCCGTGACACGATGGTCCGGCGGGCCGGGGCGTTCTTTGCCGAGGTCATCACCCCCATCGAGAAGACGCATCGGACCGCGCGCGAGGCCAATCTCCGCTTGACCCAAATGATCGGGAGGTTGCACCGGCGCAGCGCGGACCTGAAGATCTCGAACCGGCGGTTGAAAAAGGAAGTCGTGCAGCGCAGATTGGTGGAGGAATCCCTCCGCAACAGCGAGCGGCACTACAGTAAACTGCTGGAGCAGTCGCAGGTATTGCAGGAACAATTGCGGCATTTGTCCCGCCAGCTTCTATTGGCGCAGGAGGAAGAACGCAAACGGATCAGCCGCGAGCTACACGACGAAATCGCCCAGACGTTGACCAGCATCAATGTCCGTTTGGCGGCGCTCAAGATCGCGGCCACGGTGAACACCAAGGATCTCCAGGAGAAAATCTCCAGCACGCAACGGATGGTCGAAAAGTCGGTGGACATCGTGCATCGGTTTGCGCGGGAACTGCGCCCGACGGTGTTGGACGACCTGGGGTTGATACCCGCGCTGCATACGTTTGTAAAAAGCTTCTCAAAACGGTCGCGCGTCCACGTGCGCCTAACGGTGTATGCCGCGGTGGAGCAATTGGACAGCGTCAAGCGCACGGTCCTGTATCGCGTCGTCCAGGAGGCGCTGACGAATGTCGCCCGCCATGCGCACGCCAGCCGGGTGGACGTCAGCATTCACAAACTTCAGCGGGCCGTGGGCGTGACCATCAAAGACGACGGCAAATCCTTCCAGGTGAGTCGTATGTTGGACGCCAGGAAAAACAAGCGCCTGGGATTGCTTGGCATGCGGGAGCGCGTGGAGATGGTCGGGGGCAGCTTTCACGTGGAATCCGCACCCGGCAAAGGTACTACTATCCGGGCGCAGATTCCGTTCACCAATGGCCGCGCGGGGGGGGGGGGCGGAAAACTCGCTAATGAAGTCTCTGCCCGAACCAAAGTTTAG
- a CDS encoding response regulator transcription factor — protein MKRITVLLAEDHMVVREGFRKLLEGENDLEVVGEAQTGRQAVELTRKLRPAVVVMDIAMPLLNGLEATRQIRKAIPDTKVIMLSAHSDDAYVDQAIAIGAVGFLLKQTSSHNLAVAIREVQKGNTFFSASISKRLHNQKVPANGKALRKKVASLSSRELEVLQLIAEGKANKETAAELGISIKTVEKHRQNLMAKLNIHEISGLTRYAIGAGIIESSVQLTIH, from the coding sequence ATGAAACGCATCACTGTCCTATTGGCAGAAGATCACATGGTCGTTCGCGAGGGGTTTCGGAAGTTGTTGGAGGGCGAGAACGATCTTGAGGTGGTTGGCGAAGCGCAAACCGGTCGCCAGGCGGTGGAACTGACCCGGAAGCTTCGTCCGGCGGTGGTCGTGATGGACATCGCGATGCCGCTCCTCAATGGATTGGAAGCCACGCGGCAGATCCGCAAGGCCATTCCGGACACCAAGGTGATCATGCTCTCCGCCCACAGCGATGACGCGTACGTCGACCAGGCAATCGCGATCGGGGCGGTGGGTTTTCTGCTCAAACAAACCTCTTCCCACAATCTGGCCGTGGCGATTCGGGAAGTGCAAAAGGGAAACACCTTCTTCAGTGCTTCCATTTCCAAGCGGTTGCACAATCAAAAAGTGCCCGCGAATGGGAAAGCCTTGCGGAAAAAAGTTGCCAGCCTGAGTTCGCGCGAGTTGGAGGTGCTCCAGTTGATTGCCGAAGGCAAGGCCAACAAAGAGACCGCGGCGGAACTCGGCATCAGCATCAAGACGGTCGAAAAGCATCGGCAGAATCTCATGGCCAAGCTCAACATCCACGAGATCTCCGGCCTCACCCGCTACGCCATCGGCGCGGGAATCATCGAGAGCAGTGTCCAGTTGACAATTCACTAG